Within the Anguilla rostrata isolate EN2019 chromosome 6, ASM1855537v3, whole genome shotgun sequence genome, the region AACAGGATTATCTGTTATTTTGTTGAACCAACACTTGTGAACCTGGAATCTGGTGAACTCAATGGTTGTACGCACAATCATGGGCAGATTACCTGATAATCCGAAGCACTTGCCAACTGCTGGGTAGCAGACTGCACAAGGACATCAGCATTTTCCACATTGGCCTCTATACTGTCTGGAGACAAAGACGTTTACAGTTGAAAGACTATTGTAAAATGATCTGTCCATGTTAACATATCCACTCATAAACTGCCAGTAAATTAtagaaatcattttatttactttttaaatttaactttaatttcTTTGCTGGCTAACAGTAGCTTTGACTAACTTGAAAAGATGCCATGCTAGCGATGACATAACATTTGCAGCAGTGTTAGCTTGCTGTTAGCaacataattattttggttGGAATGCTGCATCGGAATTCAGTGGATCCAGTTCCATTCgagagagaaatgtgtctggataaaaacatcaaaaaaatcGCAGACTGATGGATGGAGATGGTTATGTGGCCATTCATTTTCACCATAGAGAAATTCTCCTTTGATCTGGAAATTCCATATATGGGTAAAGGTTTTTCTCATCGTTACATCAGACTTCCAAGGCACATCATGTCTGTGAGCTGCATAATTTGTCATTATGATGCAGAAGTTTAATCTGTCAAAAGATCTCTTAGTACTCTGAAAAGTAATtcaattcatttgaaatgatcCCATGGACAGAAGCACAAATTCATACCCAGACATCTTCGTAACTTAAGGAGGGTAcgatatgttttatatattgtcCTTATAGTAAAATCCACCTGTGTTTACATTATGTCCCCACCTATGGCCAAagaaaaatttgtaaaaaaaaggaaaatgagagAATGAATACTTGCCGATCATTTCTCCTTGCTCATGAACCATCATTCCCAAGTCTTTGAAAATTTCATTAATATCCATTATATCAGACTgaagaaaatggggaaaaaaaggtcattGAAAGAATGTACTTTATATTAGGAAGACAAAATGTATTGCTTGGCATTAATTAAAGAAAGTGACCCAAACTGGTCTACCTCTAGTTGCCTGATAGAAGATTCCCTCTCCTCAATGAGCTGGAGGTCATCTTCTGTGATAACATCCTGCTGGCTCTGGACCTGAGACTGGTTCCCACTGCTTGACAGGTAAGGgttgaaatataaataactcatattttcaaaacactgaaatgtttaCAGACACTCAGTTTACACACACTGGACTTGAAATTAAACGATAAATATGAGGTAGAACTGCAgactcagctttaatttgagggcatttacatccatattgagTGATCTGTGTAACCATTACATATacacagtccccccattttaagggagCAAATGTAAtgggacaattggctgctcagctgtttcttcaCGCACAAGAAGTTAACAAAAGAATGTATAGCTGCCACTGGAACTAGCTCACTTGTCTTGACGACAGCAGCTGGATgatttctgaagtgtacagaaacacctTAAACTGCTCAGATCCGACCAAGTTCTTCTAACTCAACTGATAGTACTttaccttgcagcaggacaatgtcCCCAAACCTACTGCTAAAAGCACCTGTTGTGAATCAAATTTAACATGCgtttcactttctgaagacaGTGAAAGCAAAACacccctgaaacaaacaaactgaagatggctttatttcacattattttaatttgtcccattacttttaCTCTCTTGAAATAGGGAAACTGCATAAAATGGGCAGAAATTCCTACATAGATTACCTGATAGTTATAAATAGCcaaaaattaaagctgacactGCACTAACTGACCTGGAACACCTAAAATCGTGTCACTATATAtcaattcaaatgaatttttcTGAAACGCCTAGAGGGCTTAAGAGGTAAATGAAAAGCCCAAGATTAAAgcctttttaacttttttaacaTGTAGCTACTTGTTGGCCTCTGAGCATGAATTTCAGATGTCACCGCACAGTTTTCTACAACAGTTTTTAAAGTGAATGAGCCACTATCCATGATTGAATGAGAACTTACACCTCAGTAAATATGAGGGCAATGACTCCTGCTGCTCTttgcttacatttttatattgataTATTATCGTAGATAATTCCACTTGCTATATCACTATCAGGTACATTAGGCAGTACAAGACTTGTGCATTGCCAATCTCTAACCTCTCAAAGGGTGAGGGACTTCCTCTGGTGTCTTCATCCGTGAAACCAACCTGCACAAAACAAGAGAACTTGCTGAATGAACCAAAAACCCAACACGCTAGAGTCGTGTAACAGAAACGCTAACAACTTTGTGCAATGCTACCTTGCTTCATGTACTAATACAACCCACCTGTCTATCATCCATTAGGCATGTTATttagaaaaagaggaaaattaattcatattaTTATCCATAATAATGGATACATTTTGAAAACTCACCGAAAGTCTGGAGTTGGCACGGACTCTGTCGACcaactccctctctttctgagCAGCCTGTCTCTGAGTCTTTTGGAAAATGGACAGGGCATTGGAAAAATCATTCACGAGGCGATCCTTCTGTATTTTCCTTTGGCGCTGAGGAGACACaagtaaaaaaagattttctaagatacagaaatatgccatttttttcagttttttcagagatatatgcattttttgGATACACACATTTGATTAAGAGTGTAGAATATTATTACCGAAATGTGAGGCcagttagaaaataaaatgggtgGGCTCCCtgaattgtgaataaaatgacaaaaaggaaatacaatttttttttcaactctGGAGAGCAGTCATCGTCTATACTGTATTGTATAACTGGGCAAAAAACTGGATCCATACATAAAAAGATAAGAAATGATGTGAAACATGGTGCAGTATGAGATCTTCACCACTCCTCAGACTCCTACTCTACTGTGGAGCCACACACCAGAGACCCACTGTGATGATAAACATGACTGCATTATCTGTGTTATCTTGTCACACCACCCCTCTTTCTTTTGGGGAGATTGGAGGGGTGATTTTTGCAGTTGGGGTCAGGAGATGCAGCCTCTGCCCAGTGTACTCTAGGTCCATACCAACTGCAGGAGGGGAGGACTTTAATaacttaatatttttattcatttaacaatactttaatattaaacattacattagcaTATACAGTAGTATATACAGTAGTACTGTATACAGTAGTATACAGTAGTGCCACACAACTCAAGttttgcatatgcatacacaacTCAATGCATATGATGACACACTGCATGAATACTGctctgtaaatataatacatactgttctgtacagtacatgcaaataTTCTGATATGCCTGAGGACAAATGATTACAAAGTCCCTTTGGAAAAAGTAATACTTGATTGCTTAGAAATATTAGAACATGGGAGCAAAAGTGATGAcaaggccattcagcccaattTTCTTACCTTTGGAATGATTTGCACTGTGCttcaataataaaatgaatacattccaCATTTCTTTCAGAGTTTTATCATAAATTGCAGATATACAAATATTTAGATAATCACATTTTGAGTTAATGAAGTTCTGACAAatgcttaaaaaagaaaaaaagaacttaaaGAACTGAaagtaatgttaaaaaaagactgatGTTTTAGTCCCTAAAAATAGATCAAGAGTCATTCTAGTTACCAGTTCTGTTGCCACAGGAAGGGAACCAAATTCTTTCATACGTTTGTCTGTTTCTTTAGCAAGCTGACCAACATGCTGCTGTTTCTGTTGCCTGTGtttcaaagaggaaaaaaaggatgtcattttacacttttttacCATTTTAGCATAAAATTCATTTAAGCTGGCATTACAGTCAATTGCAAATATATTAGTAATCAAACAGATTACTAATATATATTCTATGTAGTGCAGGAGGCttttaaacaggaaatatatAACTTGCATATAATACAGGTTAAAGGGCGGGGCAAGCAGGCAACCTGGTTGGCTGTGCTGAGAACATTCTGCGTGCTCctacaaaaatgtgtgtgcgcacgtgcgtgtgtgtgtgtgtgtgtgtgttacagataAAGAGATGATAAATGCTGAGAGAGGAGTGTTTGTGAAAAGAACTGAATACTGTAGTAGCATAGAACATGCTTGATGCAGAATTTTGCCAATGTCAAAATCTGATAAAACAAGGGCTATGGGAGTTTTTCACAAAACATAGCCAGTATTTATCTGGCCTCATGGTGGcacaataatattattttaataatttaatgttgttttatttatttaagaattattttgtaattactcATGAAAATACTTCATTCAAGAAATTTAGTAGACCATGGCACCACAAATCTCCTATTAGGGAGAGTGCATACAAGTATGTTCTCTCCCAAGTACTTCCATACAGTAGCTGAAGTTCTTTCCTGCAGAGGAAAACTTACAGTTGTTGTCGGAGTTCACTGGTGTCCTGAGGTGTTCCAAGCAGGTTTAAAATTCTTTGAATCTCAGATGCTGGTGAAATAGATATAAATTTACAACAGTAAATATTTATGAGGAGtacttttcaataaaataaaagcaaagacTCTCACAAAGTattataaatcttttttttgttagttttttctttaaaattctaaataaactaaaaaaggTATTTAAGCTGGAATACAATGTTGAGGATGATGCCAAATTCATTGCTACAGTATATTCCTCACAGTGGTGAAactttttatatgtaaaaaatgtgtaatatgtgtaaGTATTATACAAGAATTACACAATGTATACActgctaaaatgttttaaatccaTTACTGAATGATTTTATCACTTTCACGCATGTACTAACCAAATCCAAACCCAACCCAGATAGTGGAAGGGTGGGATCAGATTCTGGGAAACACCTCAAGCCAAGCCTTTTACAATTTCTTTTCAAAGTCcaagaaagtatttattttatcaacagCTTAATGGGAATGTTGGCATGACCTTCAATGTGCGACTTCTTGCAGGCTGAGATAGGTTATCTTCTCAGACCTATTGTTAAGCATTTTCACTGCGCAATCTAACAAAGGGCAGCACTGTTCTGctaaaatgcattcatattatttcagttattcttATTTTCCTATGAAATGTTTACTTCATACATTTATGCATGTCTCCCAGCagctaaaatgtgaaaatgttaatgcCATATTTGGTGGTTGTGGGCCACTGGGGATGGTTTTCTGTTACACAGGGGGTAAGAGAGGGTTTCTCAGGTGGAAGGACAAATACCAAGCACGTTTGAGTCAATCTGGCCACTTTACCATCCCCCagctgttgcataattttctcCGGCCCATATAATTAGTATTTAGGTGTCGTTAcacatgtgaatttaaatgaaacataaaagaTGTCTTCAGGGCAAGTCAACACAAGATAGCCATGAAATGACAGCTATGCAATGAGTTACCTATATACTGTATGGGCAATAGTGGTTTCTGCAGCCCTTGATAATCCCTAAGGAGTGCTGTAGTTACCCTGGTGCGTTTCTGGTGGATAAGCAGTGTCATGCTGAGCACTGTCGTGCAAATCGCTAAATCCAAGACATTACTTACTTTGCTGTGTTATCTTCTGTATATTTGAGCTTATGGTCTGGGCAAGCTGATTTGGGTCCTGTGGTATACCAGACTGATATGACATCTTCAATAACAAGGGTGTCTTCAATTACTTTGGCCTTAAAACATAAAAGGTAAAAGTTATGTCATCTGTAATAGTGTGGGTAGTAATATGCTCTGTGGTATATCTTCTACCACATGTAAATACAGCTTTGTAAGATGCTTAATGTGTAGTGCTCCCATAAGAGGGagacatttacataaataaatcaaaaataatcACTAGTCAGCAAACCAACACGGGATGTGTTGCTTCTTATCTTGTATACAAACCAGTGGCtctcaaccttggtcctgggggcccactaTGTActattgttttctttctgaccACAATTGAAATACCAGaaattttaacaagctattaatttttatttaggtGCTtttcaaatggactgcatttatatagcgcttttatccaaagcgctttacaattgatgcctctcatttgccagagcagttaggggttaggggttaggtgtcttgctcaaggacacttcaacacgcccagggcggggtttgaaccggcaaccctccgactgccagacaatcggtcttacctcctgagctatgtcgccccatatctCAATGATATTCCTCTAAacatttcatgtttagaggaattatttaccctcttaagccactgTCAGACACTGCTATGCATGCcatgtggttggaacaaaaaccaaaccagcatacacagtggcaGGACTGTGGTTGAGAACCACTAGACATTTTACTTTACTAAAacagtgtttaaaataaaatccatattTGGCTTGCTATTTTCGGCGCATTTTGAATGCAACTGTTACAGGTAATACATTAacttaaatgtatatataaaacttGATATTTGATCACAAACAGATAAAGGGGGAAGGCAtaaagtttcttttttgtgtgccaAGAGCACATACTTTCTTTCAACATAGAAAATGAACACTGTACCAcggctacccaaccctgttccagcaGATTTACAGCTGGAGCGCTTGTTCAGCAGCTACGTAGTAGAATGAGATGTGGCGAATTAGGGTTCATATGAAAACCGACAGGACAGTGTACCTCCTTTCCTGCAGTATacacataaaaaacagaatgcTAGATGGCGTCAGCCATGGGTCAGCGTAATTTAAAACGTTCACCGTTACCGTTAAACTCAGGCTACATTATAGCTACATAAGCAGGGCAAACCACACAACTAGTGTCGAAAATTCAGATTTCCGTGGAAATGCATACATAGCCAGTGCGTGGAACCAGAACGATGACATCGCAAAGATAGATCGACCAGTGGATTTATAAGTAGTTTAAACTGCAATCACCTGACTCAGTGACTGGCTGGATTTGCCTAAAGTGAAATGCGGAAATATCCCAACTGAGATTACCTAGCTAAGAGCTAACAACGACTGCTCTGGATGCAACTCGATTAAATTGTTGTGCCGCATAGACATATACCAGAATTGCAGTTGTGGACACACAGTTTGACTTCTCGTCGACTCAGAAGACTAACCGGAAACCTAAAAACTTCGCTAACCGACTGACAAGCTGATTATCGAATTTAGCCTCCGATAGCCAACGTACCAGATAGTTAAGCAATGTTAATTCTAGACAGGGCGCGTCAATCAAGACTtgattcacaaaataaattcagaattaTATTCAAAGTGCGAGTCTTGTTGATAATCGTGTCAACATTAACGTTAATTTCCATTACATTGAGTATacccagctagctagttaaccaGCTGACAACTTTCTTGTAGTCTTACCTTTTCCCTGACAAATAGCAAGCACTTTCATTTCCTGATTTTCAAGCAAGCTTTGGTCACATGATTTTCACGTCTGCGCAATATTTCCATATTAGTGACTGACATTCCCATATGgattgaaatgaacaaaaacacgttttcaccatacaaaaatggcaagttactcactcACATATACAAAGTAGTGTCGCTATGTAATTAATTCAAAGTAGCAGTCTGGACCTTccgtattgatatcaaaatgaagctAAATACAACAAACAACATTGGCGACTCTATTCCAAATCAGTGCtgcccagtgtttcctaaattatgtaaagtaatgtaaaatGGCAGTAATTTATAGTGTAGATAGTCTGCAATTCAGCTGTGTTACACCTAAAAGTAAGTAAAATTACTACACTACTGTATATGTTTGAACAATGGTCTGCATCTGgtgctttaataataataataataataataataataacaataataataataataataataacaataataataataatcattatgattgttgttgttgttgttattattattatgtttagaaaattgtgttcacaaataagattttttattatttttattattttattattttacattgtaaaataaatgataccCATTGCACTTATTTGGCCAAACCTTATCTAACCCAGGAGCATACAGTACACTGAAGTTGTTTCGGCCATCCTGCATAGCAAGCCCCTGGCTGGGCAAAGCACAGTTTGAGGTTTTAGGGCCTACCTAGTCATGTAGCTGTCAGGGTCATAACTATGGTTTGGTACCAAAACcgcaaagtttttaaaaatgtgcacttccttatatgtccattttgtgtgtgtatctgagtagCCTGCAATTAATTGGCTACTTTAAAGAAAAACGTAAATTaatggatgtgtgaagttgttaaattctgtctgtttacatgaggtcagaaggtatcCTGTaaaagttaatgttcttaagggctgagagtctgtggtcattgtggttatttctgtaggaaaccctgaaaagtgccaaactcttggtgctgtataggtatgtgGCATACATCCCATCCCAATAAATCAGCTAAAAAAGCCTTAGTTTAAGAGTTAAAATAAAGTAGCCAATAATATTTCCACCAATATAGGCTATACAGGGCTGCCTAGTGGGGACTAATATGTTAGCCAAATGTTGGATTTAAATACgaattaaatgtgtgtgcaagtcAATTAAAGCATACTTTAGAGtagataaaaatgaataaaagtcaTCTGACAAAACTTTGTATCGTCCGATGAACATTAGAATTCTATGTGCACAATGGTTCAGAACATTTCATACTTACCTAGatgcatatttattattgaactaaaataaaactaaaatgatgAAGGACAACTACAGTTGGCTAACAGAGTCAGACTGCCTGTGCCTGAGCATTGCTGAGTATGCTCCTCACGTGTATAAATGACACATCCACGCTAGATGGCAACACTATCTACTTGGGACACAGGGATAATTGTGAAAATCCTAGCATGTTCAGGCAGGCACGTGTCAGCTTTTCATGTTAATATGTATTTGTTCACGCGGGGCGGCAGTCGACTGAGGCGTCTATTAATTCTACAGAGTCATACAACTACATATAAACTTTTCACGTGCATGGGCCTTTCTGAGTAAGGGTGGACTTCCCTGTGGATGGTTGAATGATTAATTGTGACAATTTAGATTCTGCAGTTCTTGAAGACTGCACAAGTGCCTTCAGAAACAATTATTGTATCAAAGCATTGTGAGTTTCAGTGCcatgaaataaagaataaaggaaTAGAAATGATCTCCTAATTCCCTATATTTCTTTTGACATGCATATTGATTGATAGAAAAAAGTGCATATCTGTTTTATTGTAGAATATGCATGCATAATAAAAGAAACATGACATGGAATAGTAGTTTGTACTGAAAATATAAGCAGCAGTCTAGaaatgtatgaataattttattCAGTGTGTTCTTCAGAAGGCGACACGaaacacatgtatttattgaacCTAACATTACTAAAATACAACcaactgtaaaaacaaacatttcctcACATATTGTCTGGCATCTGTTTGATTATTTTACAGGTAAAAGATGAAAATTAGTTTATACACAGGTGAACAATTTAAATGAGTTGTCAATTAACTGTAAAAAATTGATTATTTCTGTGAAATGATTATATAAACGGTGGTCTTGGGAATACTAATTATGATATATAAATGATCTTCAGTTAGATACTGTCCTCCTACagtcattcaattaaaattaagaaactcttaatttgtcaaaataatgtAGTGTCTCAGATATACATTGTGAAAAATCCCATATATTGGACTTTTTAAAACCAGAACCAATAGGTAGTTAATTCAAAGGTGGTTAATAAAACGCTACAAGATAATGTGAAGCTCATAAGACTGAATTTTTCTTACTGTAAAATTAGTTTGGAAGACCACCTTACAGACAATCACCTTTCAGAAAATACATTGATATTTGAGGAATGTGGAGTGAATATTTTGAAAGTAATAATGAGCTTTAGTGTTTTTTGGAACCAAGGATAAAATAATCCATAGATGATAGGATTTAAGCCAGAATTAAAGTAACCTAGCCAAACAAATGCATCAGACAGAACTGGTGAATTGGTGGAAAAGGTAGTGTAGGGatcaattaatgaatttataaagAAAGGCAACCAGCAAACAATGAAGGCACTCACAACAATCCCCAGTGTCTTTGCTGCTTTTTGCTCAGAACCTTGAGACAGTTTGTTCCTATTTTCCTCATTAACAGGTCTTTTATTATTCATGCCTTCGATCTTTCTTGCATGCTCCCTGGCtaccaaatatatttttgcatacaaACCCATCATAATAACACAAggcacaaaaaatgcaattaaactgTCCAGCACACCCCATAAGGCATTGAATGaaagaacaaaaggaaaacaactaCCCAAACAATGTATAGATGCAATGTAGTCTTCCACGCCCTTTTCATCAGCCTTTGAATAAAGAAGACCATAGGAGTATGCAGCTGCGATGCTCCAGCTCAGAGTACTCATAAGGAATGCAATGGGGATGGTTATTCTTCTAGAATAATGCAGTGGATTGCACACTGCCTCATGGCGATCTATGGCAATGCAAATCAGATGAAAAATGGAGACGGTTGCAAGGAACATATCAAAACTGGAGTGCAATTGACAGAAAACTTCTCCAAAGTACCAGCAGCCTGCAACAGATCTGACCATGCTGAAGGGCATCACAAGCATTCCAAGTAGCATGTCTGCCACTGCCAAAGACATCACCAGTATGTTTGTTGGTGTATGGAGCCGTTTAAAGTGTGTGATGGAGATGATGACGACCAGGTTTCCaagaactgtaaaaaatattcctgccacaaagaaaatatacaagaTGACCTGAGCTGCAATGGTGTGATTGCCTTTAATACAGGATCCATTAATTGCCGGATAACAGTAGTGCTGTGCATCAGGTTCCTGGTGTACTAAAGCATCCATCCACCTGTGTTTCCTTGCCCTCTCCAAACctcaaaaaaggcaaaatttaCTCAGTGGTTAATCTTGTTGCTCATATGTTGTACCTAGGCATCTGTACGGTCTGACTTGCAGAattgaattcattatttttagaaGAACAGCACTATTTATATACTTGTTCCAGGAACATCCCCTAAGAGACAATAAATCTCCTTTAACAAAACGTCACATGTTACGCATCAATAGTGCATATGAAATCATGCTGATGCAATGAAAATGAGAGGGTTATTTGTACTTTCTTTCTATGTGataaacacagtaaaaaaaacaatactgttGATGACTCAGCACTTATCAAGTGCATATCTATTAAATGCTTATCAGTCTGGGTTATTgagaaaaaccttttttaattttctcttatGCAATTTGGAATGCATGAATTGTAACAGGGCCCAGCTGCAATGTCTTCCAGAAGATTACTTTACTGAGtttaaagtaatgtaatgcaatcagcattacattacaggcattt harbors:
- the stx7l gene encoding syntaxin-7 isoform X2, translating into MSYQSGIPQDPNQLAQTISSNIQKITQQTSEIQRILNLLGTPQDTSELRQQLQQKQQHVGQLAKETDKRMKEFGSLPVATELRQRKIQKDRLVNDFSNALSIFQKTQRQAAQKERELVDRVRANSRLSVGFTDEDTRGSPSPFESSGNQSQVQSQQDVITEDDLQLIEERESSIRQLESDIMDINEIFKDLGMMVHEQGEMIGNIEANVENADVLVQSATQQLASASDYQRKSRKKICILIVILVVVAVVVGLIIWGAVKS
- the stx7l gene encoding syntaxin-7 isoform X1 — encoded protein: MSYQSGIPQDPNQLAQTISSNIQKITQQTSEIQRILNLLGTPQDTSELRQQLQQKQQHVGQLAKETDKRMKEFGSLPVATELRQRKIQKDRLVNDFSNALSIFQKTQRQAAQKERELVDRVRANSRLSVGFTDEDTRGSPSPFESSGNQSQVQSQQDVITEDDLQLIEERESSIRQLESDIMDINEIFKDLGMMVHEQGEMIDSIEANVENADVLVQSATQQLASASDYQRKSRKKICILIVILVVVAVVVGLIIWGAVKS
- the stx7l gene encoding syntaxin-7 isoform X3 is translated as MSYQSGIPQDPNQLAQTISSNIQKITQQTSEIQRILNLLGTPQDTSELRQQLQQKQQHVGQLAKETDKRMKEFGSLPVATELRQRKIQKDRLVNDFSNALSIFQKTQRQAAQKERELVDRVRANSRLSVGFTDEDTRGSPSPFESGNQSQVQSQQDVITEDDLQLIEERESSIRQLESDIMDINEIFKDLGMMVHEQGEMIDSIEANVENADVLVQSATQQLASASDYQRKSRKKICILIVILVVVAVVVGLIIWGAVKS
- the LOC135258000 gene encoding trace amine-associated receptor 13c-like, with product MDALVHQEPDAQHYCYPAINGSCIKGNHTIAAQVILYIFFVAGIFFTVLGNLVVIISITHFKRLHTPTNILVMSLAVADMLLGMLVMPFSMVRSVAGCWYFGEVFCQLHSSFDMFLATVSIFHLICIAIDRHEAVCNPLHYSRRITIPIAFLMSTLSWSIAAAYSYGLLYSKADEKGVEDYIASIHCLGSCFPFVLSFNALWGVLDSLIAFFVPCVIMMGLYAKIYLVAREHARKIEGMNNKRPVNEENRNKLSQGSEQKAAKTLGIVVSAFIVCWLPFFINSLIDPYTTFSTNSPVLSDAFVWLGYFNSGLNPIIYGLFYPWFQKTLKLIITFKIFTPHSSNINVFSER